The sequence ACAGAGGCTACGTGTCTCCCGATGTAACTGATGGAGTTATGGGAGATCCTACATGCGCATCAGCCGAGTCTGGTGAAAAATTCTTCAATGCGATCGTCGACAAGATCTCACATTTCATCTTGGACTATGCCTCTGGAGACTTTGAGAAATACATACTTCTAAAGTAGGGTTATGATGTCAACTGTAAATTGCTCGTTGACTGTTGATAGGCATGGTGTATGCTCCTGACTGGATTATGAAAAGTTTAGATTCATCTACTGTAGCGACTCCATAAGCAAGTCTTTCAAGTTCACTATCACAAAGATTTCTGCTGAGGACTTGCATCTTCAGATCGTTAAGAGTTTCCCCGCGTAGAGCTATATTCACTTGGCCATCGTGGTTCTCGACCCTAACCATAATTCCATCGGAATCTTTGACTGTCAGTCTCTTATTACCGTAAGTGCAGCCTGTAGATACTTGTACCCCATCCGCCACACATGAGAAAGGTGTTGAATATTTTAGCCAGACTGTGGCGTGTAGGCTTATGTCGCCCCTTTCAACGTTCAATCTCTGCAGACCAGTAAGGCCTGCCCTCACACCTATTACTAGGAACGGCCCCATGTGGCCATGAAAGTCTCTGGCCTTCCTAAGCATCCTCAACAGTTCGGGACTGACAGTGTCTCCGAACTTTGACAGCAAGTTTCAGCACCTTTTTAAGTCTTAACTACCAACAGAAGTCTCAGCAAATATTGTCTGAACCTTCCTTATGGTTAATGCCTGGATCAATACCGCCCCTACGATCCCTCCTATGAGGCCTCCTAACGCATGGAGTCCTGAGAAGAATAGGATAGCGTAGATTGTTTTGAAGTTCATGAAGAAGTTGCCAATTATCAATCCTGCGACCCATGCGCATGCTATGGAGATGACTATGAGAATTGAATATTTTCTGTAAGAGCCGAATATTCTATTGTAGCCAACTCTCATAGTTAGTAGGTCGAATAAGATGCTTGCGGCTACGAATCCAAGCATATGGAATGCTCCAGGCCTGACTATGAGGGTTAGTGCAGCAACTAGTAGGCCTGTAAGCGATGCTGCTCCTGGCTTCCTCGTCCACCATACGACCAGGCTGAGCAATATGAAGCCTATGAGGTCGCATAGGAACGGCATGCGTGTAACCTGAAAGAATATTGGGTTTATGGTTATGTTCAAGGATGCCCAGAGTGCTGAGCAAGTGGCAACTGCCGCTATATCTCTACTTTTGAGATACATACCTGAATCACCGGTAACACTTTTTTTATTAAAAGTATTATTTAAAGCTTCGTAAACAGATAGATGAGATTATGTTGTCATAAGAGATCTCTAGAACTTCTGGTTCGACCAAACAAGACAGCAGATATGATGAAGCTCACCATAGGAAATAAAGCTAAGATCCTGAAGCTAGATCTCAAGTCGAACATCTCAGAGATAAAACCGCCCACAACAGGGCCGACGACCCCGCCTAGATTCATCGACATAAGAACTATACCCATCGCTTCACCAATCCTTCCTGGAGGTGCAATGTCAGCAGCGAAAGCATTACTCGCCACAGTTATCGAAGCCCAAGAGAAACCTACAGCAATCTGGATAGGAATCACCTCAACAGGATTCCTAACATATGAGAGAAGAAAAGTTGCAAACGTAGTAGCCAACATTCCTGTAGAGAGCACATATCTTCTGCCAACCTTATCAGAGAGCCAACCCATGACAGGCATGAAAAAGATCTGAGATATGAAATTCACCGACACTATGAAACCTGTAAGCAAGTTCTCAGCCCCAATCATTGTCAGAAAGATTGGAAGATATGTTGTGACACCCCTGAAACCGCAGTTCCTCAGAAACACATCCATACACAGAATCAAGAGCCCACTAGTCAGGATGAAGCTTGAAGGAAAACTTCTCCTCAGGGATCTCCCCTCAACACACCTCGCATTCAGACGTCCCTTATGCTTCAAAACAACAAGAGAAGATGTTGCTCCAACAATCAGGAGGAGCGATGACGCAGTGAAGACCGCTGGCAAACCGAATATGTCTGCAATCCTACCTCCAAGCAAAGATCCCGAAGCCATACCGGCAGACATGAACGCATTGAAGAAACCTATCCCCCTCCCCACCTCACCTTTAGGCGCCATCTCAGCTATCGCGGCCACCGAGGTTGGCCGGTAAGCTGAATCAACGACACCTAAAACGAGACACAGAATAAGGAGCTGAATATACTGACTGCTCACACTCAGCAAATAGTATGTGATGGCACATCCCCAGAGACCAAGCACAATGAATAATCTCCTCAAATCACCTATATCCGAGAGTCTGCCGAAAACTGTGATCATAAAAGTTGATACCAAGGAGTATACTGCAAGAAGTAAACCTATCTCACCCATACTCGCACCAACCATGCGGGCATGAAGAGGGATGAACGTGTAGAATGCGAGAAATCCGGCGTTGGCGCAGAAGATACCCAAACCCAACCCAAGAAACACAGTCTTCATCGACATCATCCACGTGACTTCTGGAAGGCAGTACTACAGTCAGACCACCTTATATCTTCTTATGGGGTGAACATGTAGAAAAACTACCCAAAACATTAAAGGCTCAAAAGAAAACTAGTCTAAGAGGTGTCTAAATTGAGTAAGGCTGAGACAGCCCGTATGACAAGGGAGAAAGGCGAGGGAGAGAAAAGCTACCTGGATTTGAAGCTTCTAGGAAAGATCGTTACCTACGCGATAATCGTTATGATAACTCTTGCCCTAATATTCCTTGCAGGCGTTATCTTCTGGCTACTAAGAAGAATGCTCCAATTTTAAGGCATAAAGCAGACTATGTGCAGCAATCATTCTAGAAAGTCTTCAGCCCTCTGAATCTCAAGGGGTAGGCCCTTCCTCTTTCTAATATCCTGAATGATCTGGCTTATCATAGAGGCTGGGACAGGCGACCACCTGGCAAACTCTAGACCCCAGAAAGCCCTACCTGCAGTTGCACTCCTGAGGGCCTCTGAGAGGTCGAATGTTTCAGATGTAGGAATCTCGCCTACAATATATACTAGATGTCCCTTCTGGTCTACAGAGATGACTCTACCCCTCTTCTGGCTGATGACGCTGGTCACAGCGCCAAGAAGGTCAGGTGAGACCTTTGCGGTTATCCTCTGAATAGGCTCAAGCAAGGTTGGGTCTGCTGAGAGGAAGGCTGCGAAGAGTGCCCTTCTGGTCATCGGCATGATCTGTGCCGGCCCCCTATGCACAGGATCCTCATGCAATTGGATATCAGTTATCTTCACCTTGACGCCCCTTATCTGCTCGTAGGCTAAGGGACCCTCCTTTATACCCCACCTGTAACCTGATACTACCATATCCTTGACGTCCTGGAGGAATTGGGCGCCCTTAGTCACCTCAACGAGAATGTTGCAGCTTTCGTCTACACTCCAAACACCCTTAGCCTCTTCTGGAGGCCAACCCTTATCACGCAGCATCTTAGCCATAGCTGCCCTATCCATATACTCGCCCAGCTCCCCACTCTTTATCATGTCGATGATCTCCTCGCCCAGAGGCTCGATCTGAATGAATATTCTGTTATGTTTGTTGGGAGACTTACCCTCGAATGGGCCTGCAGGCCTCCTAATACTCTCCCTATATATCACTATCGGCTTCGAAGTCACTATCTCCAAACCTGTCTTCTGAATCAAGGTTGTAGCGATCTCCAAGTGAAGGGTACCCATACCTGCTATCAGATACTCACCGGTCTCCTCGTTGATCGTTGTGACTAAGTTTGGATCCTCTATTGAGAGTCTCCTCAATATATCAACAAGCTTCGGCAGGTCCCTGCTATACTTAGGTTCCACAGCAAGAGTTACGACAGGTTCAGTGACATACCTCACAGCCTCGAAAGGTGCAACATCCTTGATCGATGATATAGTCTCCCCAGCCCTAGCAGCCTCCAATCCTAAAAGCGCAGGTATATTTCCAGCGTTGAGCTCTCCAACAACCTCCCTATAGGGGCCCATGTAAATGCAGACCTGCTGTATCCTAGCCTCGGTTCTTGCACCTACAAGATAGACCGTGTCACCTTCATGCAATGTTCCAGAGAATAGTCGTCCAGTTGCGGCGACACCGGCCTGAGGGTCGACTACTATGTTCGTGACAGCCATTATCGCTGGGCCGGCGTCATCACAGTTCATCATAGCTTGACCGACCTCACTATTGATGTCTCCCCTCCAAATCTTCTGTATCCTATATTTCTGGGCTACATGGGGTGGAGGTATAGCCTCGACAGCCATGTTCAGGACAGCCTCATGGAGGGGAACCTTATCCCTCAAACCCTCAACGTCATTCTTCTCATAGGCCGAGACTACATCAGCAAACTTTACACCCTTCCTCTTCGCTATCTCATATGTGAAGCCCCAACGATCCTTAGCTGAACCCATAGCGACCGTATTAGTTGCAAAGCTTACCTTCCACCTATCCCTAAAATCAGGCTCACCATAAAGATCGATTAGACCGTTGAAATCCTTAATTATCCTAGCTATCCTATCCTCGATCTGTTCAGAGCTCAACCTCAACTCCTTTATCAAGCGGTCAATCTTGTTTATGTATAGGACCGGCCTAACTCTCTCCTCAAGGGCCTGCCGCGTCACAGTCTCCGTCTGAACCATAACCTCCTCAACAGCATCGACAACAACTATTGCGCCGTCGATAGCCCTCAAAGACCTAGTAACTCTACCTGAGAAGTCTACGTGACCTGGAGTGTCTATGAGGTTGATGACGTACGGTATCCCATCCCTGTCATGTAGGAGGCTGACGTTAGCGGCCTTGATCGTCATCTGCCTCTTCTGCTCCTCCTCCATGTAGTCCAGGGCCAGAGCTGTCCCAGCGACGGATGGTGAGAGTAGTCCAGAAGATGCCAAAAGGGAGTCTGACATGGTAGTCTTACCATGGTCGACATGGGCTATAATGCCAATATCTTCCGGATTCAGGCGGAGCCGCCTAAATCTTACGGATCTGATCCTTATTCTGGACTATCTTCAATATCTCTGCGGTAGACTTGTAACGCGGCATATTTA is a genomic window of Candidatus Bathyarchaeota archaeon containing:
- a CDS encoding formylmethanofuran dehydrogenase subunit E family protein, with protein sequence MLSKFGDTVSPELLRMLRKARDFHGHMGPFLVIGVRAGLTGLQRLNVERGDISLHATVWLKYSTPFSCVADGVQVSTGCTYGNKRLTVKDSDGIMVRVENHDGQVNIALRGETLNDLKMQVLSRNLCDSELERLAYGVATVDESKLFIIQSGAYTMPINSQRAIYS
- a CDS encoding MFS transporter is translated as MKTVFLGLGLGIFCANAGFLAFYTFIPLHARMVGASMGEIGLLLAVYSLVSTFMITVFGRLSDIGDLRRLFIVLGLWGCAITYYLLSVSSQYIQLLILCLVLGVVDSAYRPTSVAAIAEMAPKGEVGRGIGFFNAFMSAGMASGSLLGGRIADIFGLPAVFTASSLLLIVGATSSLVVLKHKGRLNARCVEGRSLRRSFPSSFILTSGLLILCMDVFLRNCGFRGVTTYLPIFLTMIGAENLLTGFIVSVNFISQIFFMPVMGWLSDKVGRRYVLSTGMLATTFATFLLSYVRNPVEVIPIQIAVGFSWASITVASNAFAADIAPPGRIGEAMGIVLMSMNLGGVVGPVVGGFISEMFDLRSSFRILALFPMVSFIISAVLFGRTRSSRDLL